From a region of the Poecile atricapillus isolate bPoeAtr1 chromosome 4, bPoeAtr1.hap1, whole genome shotgun sequence genome:
- the POU4F2 gene encoding POU domain, class 4, transcription factor 2: MMMSLSSKQPFGLSHGGGSGGGLHETKYSALHTASPCPSAGAAAPAASSPSSTGTGGSAGRGSGSGSGPGGSGGSGSSSGSGPGGSGGGAEAMRRACLPAPPSNIFGGLDESLLARAEALAAVDIVSPSKSHHHHPPHHSPFKPDATYHTMNTIPCTSAASSSSVPISHPSALSGTHHHHHHHHHHHHQPHQALEGELLEHLTPGLALGAMAAPDGAVVSTPGHAPHMAGMNPMHPAALGMAHAHGLPAHMGCMSDVDADPRDLEAFAERFKQRRIKLGVTQADVGSALANLKIPGVGSLSQSTICRFESLTLSHNNMIALKPILQAWLEEAEKSHREKLAKPELFSGAEKKRKRTSIAAPEKRSLEAYFALQPRPSSEKIAAIAEKLDLKKNVVRVWFCNQRQKQKRMKYSAGI; this comes from the exons ATGATGATGTCTCTGAGCAGCAAGCAGCCTTTCGGCCTCTCCcacggcggcggcagcggcggcggcctCCACGAAACCAAGTACTCGGCCCTGCACACCgcctctccctgtccctccgccggcgccgccgcccccgccgccagctcccccagcagcacCGGCACCGGCGGCTCCGCCGGAcgcggctccggctccggctccggccccggcggcagcggcggctccgGCTCCAGCtcgggctccggccccggcggcagcggcggcggcgcggagGCGATGCGGCGGGCCTGTCTGCCCGCCCCTCCG AGCAATATATTCGGCGGTCTGGACGAGAGCCTGCTGGCCCGCGCCGAAGCCCTGGCAGCGGTGGACATCGTCTCCCCGAGCAAgagccaccaccaccacccgCCGCACCACAGCCCCTTCAAGCCGGACGCCACGTACCACACCATGAACACCATCCCCTGCACCTcggccgcctcctcctcctccgtgCCCATCTCCCACCCGTCCGCCCTGTCGGgcacccaccaccaccatcaccaccaccaccaccaccaccaccagcccCACCAGGCGCTGGAGGGGGAACTCTTGGAGCACCTGACGCCGGGGCTGGCGCTGGGGGCCATGGCGGCCCCCGACGGCGCCGTGGTCTCCACGCCGGGCCACGCTCCGCACATGGCCGGCATGAACCCCATGCACCCGGCGGCGCTGGGCATGGCCCACGCCCACGGGCTGCCGGCCCACATGGGCTGCATGAGCGACGTGGACGCCGACCCCCGCGACTTGGAGGCCTTTGCCGAGCGCTTCAAGCAGCGCCGCATCAAGCTGGGGGTGACCCAGGCCGACGTGGGCTCGGCGCTGGCCAACCTGAAGATCCCGGGGGTGGGCTCCCTCAGCCAGAGCACCATCTGCCGCTTCGAGTCCCTCACCCTCTCCCACAACAACATGATCGCCCTCAAACCCATCCTGCAGGCGTGGTTGGAGGAGGCCGAGAAGTCCCACCGCGAGAAACTGGCCAAGCCCGAGCTCTTCAGCGGCGCGGAGAAGAAGCGCAAGCGGACCTCCATCGCCGCCCCCGAGAAGCGCTCGCTGGAGGCCTATTTCGCCCTGCAGCCCCGGCCCTCCTCCGAGAAGATCGCCGCCATCGCCGAGAAGCTGGACCTCAAGAAGAACGTGGTCCGCGTCTGGTTCTGCAACCAGCGCCAGAAGCAGAAGCGCATGAAGTACTCGGCGGGCATCTGA